One Actinomycetota bacterium DNA segment encodes these proteins:
- a CDS encoding alpha/beta hydrolase, producing MPVVTVEGAEIAYEERGKGAPVVLLHGWNSSRKQWLLNLKALSPRLRAIALDLPGYGQSEEGGFPYTLDGMASLLDGFRQALRLPSFHLVGHSMGGCIAIRYATLFSQHVNRLVLVSTPTRTVSLGPWALMPGASFFVSATYRLRGENMLKWMFCRNIYEPEYLDLDFLHANLKANAMATRHALSRSTRLVRHMNLTGDLQSINRPTLVVFGDKDRNVNTREALRQRDLLPRPYLAVLTSCGHCPMYERPGLFNTVVSDFLTADELDAAGFAAAPGKDGGAPET from the coding sequence ATGCCCGTGGTGACCGTGGAGGGCGCGGAGATCGCCTACGAGGAGCGGGGAAAGGGAGCGCCGGTGGTGCTGCTGCACGGCTGGAACAGCTCGCGCAAGCAGTGGCTCCTCAACCTGAAGGCGCTGTCACCCCGCCTGCGCGCCATTGCGCTCGACCTGCCGGGATACGGGCAGTCCGAGGAGGGCGGTTTCCCGTACACCCTGGACGGCATGGCCTCTCTGCTGGACGGATTTCGCCAGGCGTTGCGCCTGCCCTCTTTCCATCTCGTCGGCCATTCCATGGGGGGGTGCATCGCCATCCGTTACGCAACCCTCTTTTCACAACACGTGAACAGGCTGGTGCTGGTGTCCACCCCAACGCGCACCGTCAGCCTGGGGCCGTGGGCGCTCATGCCCGGGGCCTCTTTCTTCGTCTCGGCCACGTACCGCCTGCGCGGCGAGAATATGCTGAAATGGATGTTCTGCCGCAACATCTACGAACCCGAATACCTGGACCTGGACTTCCTGCACGCCAACCTCAAGGCCAACGCCATGGCGACCCGGCACGCCTTGAGCCGCTCCACCCGGCTGGTGCGCCACATGAACCTCACCGGGGACCTGCAGTCGATCAACAGGCCGACCCTCGTCGTCTTCGGGGACAAAGACCGCAATGTCAACACCAGGGAGGCCCTGCGCCAGCGCGACCTCCTCCCCCGCCCCTACCTGGCCGTTCTCACTTCCTGCGGCCATTGCCCGATGTACGAGCGCCCGGGACTCTTCAATACCGTGGTCAGTGATTTCCTCACGGCGGATGAGCTGGATGCCGCGGGATTCGCGGCGGCCCCGGGCAAGGACGGAGGCGCGCCCGAGACCTAG
- a CDS encoding C45 family peptidase translates to MLDPLELGTTFGEGLTPGKRQVRLFDLRGEHYEMGFQQGLQAREAIHHLFDNLDQVEAFQLEKPALVPFKVFMGMTTRRAVGEMWGDISEHCPNQRTRMEGIAKGADIDGSLLYLALAGELILARTNYRLGACTAAAVEEGRSALGEPMVIKNFDYPPFFQPHYITRLSQPADTASTLDVTVAPLAGCHDGINEHGLCISYNYGYGTDMPNVNVPISLLVQEALEKCASTREAIEFLGAGKRSGGAILLVADASGDISTIEMSSNFSGVRQPQEGIIINTNHYKCREMVSYDIPRNAYYTSKNAKALRGVRVHESSELRYGRAEQLFAELETVGMRDLLRVFCDHGESGRGDDNTICRHGPYFSTTCSIIMLPRSRRLLVTYGHPCDSVFSDFLDPFRREEGEAVPDGVDPENGPDARSGGV, encoded by the coding sequence ATGCTTGATCCGCTTGAGCTCGGGACCACTTTCGGGGAGGGTTTGACGCCGGGTAAACGGCAGGTCCGCCTCTTCGACCTTCGGGGAGAGCATTACGAGATGGGCTTTCAACAAGGCCTGCAGGCCCGGGAGGCCATCCACCACCTCTTCGACAACCTGGACCAGGTAGAGGCGTTCCAACTGGAAAAGCCCGCCCTCGTCCCCTTCAAGGTCTTCATGGGCATGACCACGCGCCGGGCGGTGGGGGAGATGTGGGGAGATATCTCCGAACACTGCCCCAACCAGAGGACCCGCATGGAGGGCATCGCCAAGGGCGCGGACATCGACGGGTCCTTGCTCTACCTGGCCCTGGCGGGGGAACTCATCCTGGCGCGGACCAACTATCGCCTGGGCGCGTGCACCGCCGCCGCCGTGGAGGAGGGCCGGAGCGCCCTGGGCGAGCCCATGGTCATCAAGAACTTCGATTACCCGCCGTTCTTCCAGCCCCATTACATCACCCGCCTCTCCCAGCCGGCGGACACCGCCTCCACCCTGGACGTGACCGTAGCCCCCCTGGCCGGGTGCCATGACGGCATCAACGAGCACGGCCTGTGCATCAGCTATAACTACGGCTATGGCACCGATATGCCCAACGTAAACGTCCCCATATCCCTGCTGGTCCAGGAGGCGCTGGAGAAATGCGCCAGCACAAGGGAGGCCATCGAGTTCCTGGGAGCTGGAAAGCGGTCCGGCGGGGCCATCCTGCTGGTGGCGGACGCCTCGGGAGACATCTCGACCATCGAGATGTCCTCCAACTTCAGCGGCGTGCGGCAACCCCAGGAAGGCATCATCATCAACACCAACCACTACAAGTGCCGCGAGATGGTCTCATACGACATCCCGCGCAACGCCTATTACACCAGCAAGAACGCGAAAGCGCTGCGGGGGGTGCGGGTGCACGAGTCGAGCGAACTCCGCTATGGCCGCGCCGAGCAGCTCTTCGCCGAGCTGGAGACCGTGGGCATGCGGGACCTCCTGCGCGTCTTCTGCGACCACGGTGAGAGCGGCCGCGGCGACGATAATACCATCTGCCGCCACGGGCCGTATTTCTCCACCACGTGCTCCATCATCATGCTGCCGCGCAGCCGGCGGCTGCTGGTCACCTACGGCCACCCCTGCGATTCCGTCTTCAGCGATTTCCTCGATCCCTTCCGGCGGGAAGAGGGAGAAGCGGTGCCGGACGGGGTGGATCCGGAAAACGGTCCAGACGCCAGGTCCGGCGGCGTCTAG
- a CDS encoding MFS transporter, with protein sequence MGGDGSCGTDRGGPFGLSRNVFVLGMVSFFNDLSSEMVYPLFPTFITEFLGAGAWFLGLVEGVADSIASLLNLFSGWFSDHIRRRKTLVVGGYTFSGASRGCLALVNAPWQAAVAWFCNRVGKGVRTAPRDALIADSCDPAGRGRAYGYHRSMDHTGALFGAAAASILISAFSLTYRPLFAIAFIPIAIGIILLLVGVRERPLPPCEGGASAERISLSLRPFDRRFKWLLLAVFIFTMGNSSDAFLLLRARQGGGFSLALLPALWGVLHVVKAAVSIQGGTLSDRLGRKKVILGGWAIYVLAYAGFAFMTGYTAIWLLFVVYGFYYACESVLKAFVADLVPANLRGRAFGIYNFTISVTVLPASLLMGLLWDTAGPAYAFLVGAALALAAMVVLAVAVREG encoded by the coding sequence ATGGGGGGAGATGGCAGTTGCGGCACGGACAGGGGCGGCCCCTTCGGGCTTTCCCGCAACGTGTTCGTCCTGGGTATGGTCAGCTTCTTCAACGACCTCTCCAGCGAGATGGTCTATCCGCTCTTCCCCACTTTCATCACCGAGTTCCTGGGGGCGGGGGCGTGGTTCCTGGGGCTGGTTGAGGGGGTGGCCGATTCCATCGCCAGCCTGCTCAACCTCTTCTCGGGCTGGTTCTCGGACCATATCCGGCGAAGAAAGACCCTGGTGGTGGGGGGATATACCTTCTCGGGGGCGTCCCGCGGATGCCTGGCCCTGGTGAACGCGCCCTGGCAGGCCGCCGTGGCATGGTTCTGCAACCGGGTGGGGAAAGGCGTACGCACGGCCCCCCGCGATGCGCTTATCGCGGATTCCTGCGATCCCGCCGGGAGGGGACGGGCTTACGGGTATCACCGCTCCATGGACCACACCGGCGCGCTCTTCGGCGCGGCGGCGGCATCCATACTCATCAGCGCCTTCTCCCTCACCTACCGGCCCCTCTTCGCCATCGCCTTCATCCCCATCGCCATCGGGATCATCCTGCTCCTGGTGGGGGTCAGGGAGAGGCCCCTGCCGCCATGCGAAGGCGGGGCTTCGGCGGAGCGTATCAGCCTGTCCCTGCGGCCCTTCGACCGACGCTTCAAGTGGCTGCTGCTGGCGGTGTTCATCTTCACCATGGGCAACTCCAGCGACGCCTTCCTGCTGCTGCGCGCGCGCCAGGGCGGGGGGTTTTCCCTCGCCCTGCTACCGGCCCTGTGGGGGGTGCTGCACGTGGTCAAGGCGGCGGTATCCATCCAGGGCGGCACCCTATCCGACCGCCTGGGCCGCAAGAAGGTGATCCTGGGCGGGTGGGCCATCTACGTCCTGGCCTATGCGGGCTTCGCGTTCATGACCGGTTACACCGCCATCTGGCTGCTCTTCGTGGTCTACGGCTTCTACTATGCGTGCGAGTCGGTGCTGAAGGCCTTCGTGGCCGACCTGGTGCCGGCGAATCTGCGGGGCCGGGCCTTCGGGATATACAACTTCACCATCAGCGTCACCGTGCTGCCTGCCAGCCTGCTCATGGGCCTGCTCTGGGACACGGCCGGGCCGGCTTACGCCTTTCTGGTCGGTGCCGCCCTGGCCCTGGCCGCCATGGTGGTCCTCGCGGTGGCGGTCAGGGAGGGCTGA
- a CDS encoding MFS transporter, with product MSKGIVRGYLPSLTHRDFRLLWIWAFVSNIGTWIHNVALGLYVHDLYRSPGWLGLINFFSYAPTILLFLPAGSLADSGNRKRVLILSQAVMGAGALALAALVQFGIGGITGISMSVFLMGVGIAFNFPAWLAIVPELVPREDLLNAVSLNAASWNLARFLGPMLAGAVIAAASYSACFLVNSISFFPFIFALLAISLPRTAGTRGASAFSFRAMTGGISYAYRRRLIRNLLFTFGTINAFGLPYIVFVPVFGKDILGMGNLGVSALFAASGLGAVCGSPLVTRLHRRFSEVTLVRGGLAGISMSLLFFSWSTTFWLSLVLVFCAGLSFLVTMTSINTTLQLKTDPAFRGRVMSLYVFMLVGAFPLGGALLGLAADLAGMSRAMSIGALVCLFWGMVLLLKPDMLEYAGPAAAS from the coding sequence TTGAGCAAGGGCATCGTCAGGGGTTATCTCCCTTCCCTCACCCATCGCGACTTCCGCCTGTTGTGGATATGGGCTTTCGTCTCCAATATAGGCACCTGGATACACAACGTGGCCCTGGGCCTTTACGTGCACGACCTCTATCGCTCACCCGGTTGGCTGGGCCTGATCAACTTCTTCAGCTACGCCCCCACCATCCTGCTCTTCCTGCCCGCGGGCTCCCTGGCGGACAGCGGCAACCGCAAGCGTGTCCTCATCCTATCCCAGGCGGTGATGGGGGCAGGGGCGCTGGCCCTCGCCGCCTTGGTGCAGTTCGGAATCGGCGGCATCACGGGCATATCCATGTCTGTCTTCCTGATGGGAGTGGGGATCGCCTTCAACTTCCCGGCCTGGCTGGCCATCGTGCCGGAGCTGGTGCCGCGCGAGGACCTTCTCAACGCCGTCTCCCTCAATGCTGCTTCCTGGAACCTGGCGCGTTTCCTGGGGCCCATGCTGGCGGGTGCGGTCATCGCTGCGGCCTCCTACTCCGCCTGCTTTCTCGTCAACAGCATCAGCTTCTTCCCCTTCATCTTCGCCCTGCTGGCCATCTCCCTCCCCCGGACAGCGGGTACGCGTGGCGCCTCGGCCTTCTCCTTCCGGGCCATGACCGGGGGGATATCCTATGCCTACCGGCGGCGCCTTATCCGCAATCTCCTCTTCACCTTCGGCACCATCAATGCCTTCGGACTGCCATATATCGTCTTCGTTCCCGTGTTCGGCAAGGACATCCTGGGGATGGGCAATCTCGGGGTATCCGCCCTCTTCGCGGCCTCCGGCCTGGGCGCCGTCTGCGGCTCTCCCCTGGTCACCCGGCTGCACCGCCGCTTCAGCGAGGTCACCCTCGTCAGGGGAGGCCTCGCGGGCATCTCCATGAGCCTGCTCTTCTTCAGCTGGTCGACCACATTCTGGCTGAGCCTCGTCCTCGTCTTTTGCGCGGGACTCTCCTTCCTGGTCACCATGACCTCCATCAACACAACCCTGCAGCTGAAGACGGATCCGGCCTTCCGCGGCAGGGTCATGAGCCTCTACGTCTTCATGCTGGTAGGAGCGTTTCCGCTGGGAGGGGCGCTGCTCGGCCTCGCCGCTGACCTGGCGGGTATGTCCCGTGCCATGTCCATCGGAGCCCTGGTCTGCCTCTTCTGGGGCATGGTCCTGCTCTTGAAGCCAGACATGCTCGAATACGCCGGTCCCGCTGCTGCCTCATGA
- a CDS encoding PadR family transcriptional regulator, whose product MYRDLFLGFIKVHILYHASHEEVSGVWLSRELARHGYGISPGTLYPTLRKLEKDGLLVSESRVENGRRRICYTTTPRGREALEKARKQALELVDEIMEDR is encoded by the coding sequence ATGTATAGAGATCTCTTTCTTGGCTTCATTAAAGTGCATATCCTGTATCACGCCTCGCACGAGGAAGTAAGCGGGGTCTGGCTGTCGCGGGAGCTTGCGCGGCATGGGTACGGGATAAGTCCCGGAACGCTCTACCCGACCCTGCGTAAGCTGGAGAAAGACGGGCTACTCGTGAGTGAGAGCCGGGTCGAAAACGGCCGCAGGCGCATCTGCTACACCACGACGCCCAGGGGCAGGGAGGCGCTCGAGAAGGCGAGGAAGCAGGCCCTGGAACTGGTCGACGAGATAATGGAGGACAGGTAG